In Pantoea cypripedii, the following proteins share a genomic window:
- a CDS encoding restriction endonuclease has protein sequence MIYQCYSCNKISFEVSCPWCSGVIPTTSTQWGIKAPSASEMQRMTPLNPSFYPEFQYRSKGMFKDLFGKKKELSQLNQLLENVLEKYSSFKDPYFTNFIYTSRFSHEGEIDNNYSEDNGVYSELRLFREVLVRKGFNELEQLPLLLGKLLLTTSFNALYNGFSKEVQRHIKPTLTESLKSWIEEAGTTFRADLSLFLFYVWKNRVQFSTLEFNDNAETTPGVPLVSFDNVKNYLAICESIYFDILVERLATRLEYFNPNKFVTMYLVDAMDGFQFEDFLVEIFQTMGYDVKETKRTQDQGADLFVTRFGKNMVIQAKNYSGSVGNSAVQQVISAKTFYGCDEAMVVTNSYFTKSAKELADSATVRLIDRDELQNYLDDYNQKIIEDFQSHS, from the coding sequence ATGATTTACCAATGTTATTCATGTAATAAAATATCCTTCGAAGTTAGCTGTCCATGGTGTTCCGGAGTGATACCAACAACATCGACTCAATGGGGTATCAAAGCTCCATCTGCATCTGAGATGCAACGAATGACACCTCTAAATCCGTCTTTTTATCCAGAGTTTCAATACCGTTCAAAAGGTATGTTTAAAGATTTATTTGGAAAAAAGAAGGAATTGTCACAGCTTAACCAACTGCTAGAGAATGTTCTGGAGAAATACTCTAGTTTTAAGGACCCATACTTTACAAACTTCATTTATACATCCAGGTTTTCTCATGAAGGAGAAATAGATAATAACTATTCGGAAGATAATGGTGTTTACTCAGAATTACGATTGTTTCGGGAGGTTCTTGTCCGAAAAGGATTTAATGAGCTTGAACAACTACCATTGTTATTGGGTAAACTACTACTGACAACATCCTTCAATGCTTTATATAATGGCTTTTCAAAAGAAGTTCAAAGGCATATTAAGCCAACTCTGACTGAATCCTTAAAATCGTGGATAGAAGAGGCTGGTACAACTTTTCGAGCAGACCTCTCATTGTTCTTGTTTTATGTTTGGAAAAATAGAGTGCAGTTTTCAACGCTAGAATTCAATGATAATGCGGAAACTACACCTGGTGTACCGTTAGTTTCATTTGATAATGTTAAAAACTATCTCGCTATATGCGAAAGTATTTATTTCGATATTTTAGTTGAAAGATTAGCGACTCGGCTTGAGTATTTCAATCCAAATAAATTTGTCACAATGTATCTGGTTGATGCAATGGATGGATTTCAGTTCGAAGACTTTTTGGTCGAGATATTTCAGACTATGGGATATGACGTTAAGGAAACAAAGAGGACTCAAGATCAAGGTGCTGACTTATTCGTCACTCGTTTTGGTAAAAATATGGTTATTCAGGCGAAAAACTACTCCGGGTCTGTGGGTAACTCAGCCGTGCAACAGGTTATCTCTGCAAAAACATTTTATGGTTGTGATGAAGCAATGGTAGTTACAAACTCTTATTTTACTAAATCCGCAAAAGAATTGGCTGATTCTGCCACGGTTCGTTTGATAGACAGAGATGAGCTACAGAATTATCTGGATGATTATAACCAGAAAATCATTGAAGATTTCCAATCACATTCATAG
- a CDS encoding DUF4056 domain-containing protein: MSKRSDILAEPSKAEQSPHSYGLIYSEVLGWIDLGHARGSDIKTLLQHFRIGENSNKAFYRIKYQQMMFIGSRFIGTGRFVEWEIQRGRTTAEIYSIALAMMMHTAHAFERWQTYFSWTTDSGFSAEDLVSNLLGFYYAVSPQNYLHQLKPVSQEAALRRWDYYGPLGKYKNTSFCPMFFPDPQIPGIKHHPYRGQLPVWMQRIKPFTEVQSGIAYPVSKNGIIFSLLEPKHVKGQ; this comes from the coding sequence ATGAGTAAGAGAAGTGATATTCTTGCTGAACCGTCTAAAGCAGAGCAATCCCCACATTCATATGGTCTCATCTATTCAGAGGTTTTGGGTTGGATAGATTTGGGACATGCACGAGGCTCGGATATTAAAACGCTATTGCAACATTTTCGCATTGGCGAAAACAGCAATAAGGCATTCTACAGAATCAAGTACCAACAGATGATGTTTATTGGTTCTCGTTTTATTGGCACAGGGCGTTTTGTTGAGTGGGAAATCCAACGTGGCAGGACCACAGCTGAGATATATAGTATTGCGCTAGCAATGATGATGCATACGGCTCATGCATTCGAACGCTGGCAAACCTATTTTAGCTGGACGACTGATAGTGGTTTCAGCGCTGAGGATTTAGTATCAAATCTTCTGGGTTTCTATTACGCTGTATCACCTCAGAATTACCTCCATCAACTCAAACCAGTTTCTCAGGAAGCCGCGCTTCGACGCTGGGATTACTATGGCCCTTTAGGTAAGTATAAGAATACCTCATTTTGCCCAATGTTTTTTCCTGATCCTCAAATCCCTGGAATCAAACATCATCCTTACCGTGGTCAATTGCCGGTATGGATGCAACGCATAAAACCCTTCACTGAAGTTCAATCAGGCATTGCCTATCCTGTTAGTAAGAATGGTATTATCTTTAGCCTTCTTGAACCCAAACATGTAAAGGGTCAATGA
- a CDS encoding MFS transporter gives MALSDSTGDDISRSGSGRISGLALLVASAFFMEFLDGTVIATALPDMAKAFGVSAVDLNIGISAYLLTLAVLIPANGWVAERFGARNVFTLALSIFTLSSLFCGLTHNVTEFILMRILQGVGGAMMVPVGRLVVLRTTPKNQLIKAIATLTWPALVAPIIGPPLGGFITTYASWHWIFFLNVPLGIIAIVLSLRMMPNQSAHERRSFDFTGFVATGITMLCLVAGLEMLSQQSANLASAAVTIAIGLGTLVWSIRHLRRSKAPLIGLSSLAVPSFRITMRGGFLLRATISSAPFMLPLMFQVGFGMNAFQAGSLVLAVFAGNLAMKPATTPLIRYFGFRKLLIGNGVACVLTLLLCAFLTPTSPHVITLVLLFLGGLSRSMQFTGISSLAFAEVPAQEMSSANTLFSTSLQLANGLGVTLGALCIRLGTVLGDDLGYGSVPGMGFKVGFVVIAVITLIGVLDMVRLAPDAGRSVSAGR, from the coding sequence ATGGCTTTATCTGATTCAACCGGGGACGATATTTCCCGTTCTGGTTCGGGCCGCATTTCAGGGCTGGCGCTGCTGGTGGCGAGCGCATTCTTTATGGAATTCCTTGATGGCACGGTGATCGCTACCGCGTTGCCGGATATGGCGAAAGCGTTTGGTGTCTCAGCCGTCGATCTGAATATTGGTATCAGTGCTTATTTGCTGACGCTGGCGGTGTTAATTCCGGCCAATGGCTGGGTGGCGGAACGCTTTGGTGCACGGAATGTCTTCACCCTCGCGCTGAGTATTTTTACCCTGTCATCACTGTTCTGCGGCCTGACGCATAACGTCACAGAATTCATATTGATGCGCATTCTGCAAGGTGTTGGCGGTGCCATGATGGTGCCTGTCGGACGTCTGGTGGTGCTGCGTACCACACCTAAAAATCAGCTGATAAAAGCCATTGCGACCCTGACATGGCCCGCGCTGGTGGCCCCGATCATCGGACCGCCGCTGGGGGGATTTATCACCACTTACGCCAGCTGGCACTGGATCTTTTTCCTCAACGTGCCGCTGGGAATTATCGCCATCGTGCTGTCTCTGCGCATGATGCCGAACCAGTCGGCGCATGAACGACGCTCATTCGATTTCACCGGATTTGTTGCCACTGGCATCACGATGCTGTGCCTGGTTGCCGGGCTGGAGATGCTGAGCCAGCAAAGCGCAAACCTGGCGAGTGCGGCGGTGACAATTGCCATCGGGCTGGGGACGCTGGTTTGGAGCATCCGGCATTTGCGTCGTAGCAAAGCGCCGCTGATTGGACTGTCATCACTGGCTGTCCCCTCTTTCCGCATCACCATGCGTGGAGGATTTCTGTTGCGCGCCACCATCAGCTCCGCCCCGTTTATGCTGCCGCTGATGTTCCAGGTGGGTTTTGGCATGAACGCATTTCAGGCAGGCTCGCTGGTGCTGGCGGTATTTGCAGGCAACCTGGCAATGAAACCCGCCACTACACCGCTGATTCGTTACTTTGGCTTCCGTAAATTGCTGATTGGCAATGGGGTGGCTTGTGTGTTGACGCTGTTGTTGTGTGCGTTCCTCACGCCGACATCGCCACATGTCATTACGCTGGTTCTGCTTTTCTTAGGGGGACTAAGCCGCTCGATGCAATTTACCGGGATCAGTTCTCTGGCATTTGCTGAAGTACCCGCCCAGGAAATGAGTTCGGCGAATACGTTATTCAGTACCTCACTGCAACTGGCGAATGGGCTGGGCGTAACACTGGGGGCGCTGTGTATTCGGTTGGGAACGGTGCTGGGAGATGATTTAGGCTATGGATCGGTGCCCGGAATGGGGTTTAAGGTCGGGTTTGTGGTGATTGCGGTTATAACGCTGATTGGGGTGCTGGATATGGTGAGATTGGCACCGGATGCGGGGAGAAGTGTTTCGGCGGGGAGATAA
- a CDS encoding GntR family transcriptional regulator encodes MSQVATAKQREVQRIVDALSLAIAQHRLKPGRRLVEAQIVEALKANRNHVQAALQRLALQHIVTIEPNIGAMVAHPEATEAREIFIARRAIESAIVASITPEQMAQFADEIEAQQTAEHAATGQQDRRHIVRELSAFHLLLAKVSGNKVLSEILSNLMVRSSLIVALYQRNDVPSCQCAEHGAILAALKAGNIAEAQQTMLAHLDELEAELDLTEVVSEDLSLSQALI; translated from the coding sequence ATGAGTCAGGTCGCCACCGCGAAACAGCGAGAAGTGCAGCGTATTGTTGATGCGTTGTCGCTGGCCATCGCGCAGCATCGTCTAAAGCCCGGTCGGCGCTTAGTCGAAGCGCAGATTGTTGAGGCGCTGAAAGCCAATCGAAACCATGTTCAGGCCGCTTTGCAGCGCCTGGCGTTGCAGCATATTGTCACCATTGAACCGAATATCGGGGCGATGGTGGCACATCCCGAAGCGACCGAAGCGCGCGAGATTTTTATCGCGCGTCGGGCAATTGAGAGCGCCATTGTTGCCTCCATCACCCCCGAGCAAATGGCGCAGTTTGCTGATGAGATCGAGGCACAGCAAACGGCGGAACATGCTGCCACCGGGCAACAGGACCGTCGCCATATTGTGCGTGAATTAAGTGCGTTTCATCTGTTGCTGGCAAAGGTCAGTGGTAACAAGGTGCTGAGCGAGATCCTGTCCAACCTGATGGTGCGCAGTTCTCTGATTGTGGCGCTCTACCAACGCAATGATGTGCCGTCCTGTCAGTGTGCTGAACATGGAGCCATTCTGGCGGCATTAAAAGCGGGCAATATTGCAGAAGCGCAGCAAACCATGCTGGCGCATCTGGATGAGCTGGAAGCCGAGCTGGATTTAACCGAAGTGGTTTCTGAGGATTTGTCGCTTAGCCAGGCATTGATTTAG